A genomic window from Lotus japonicus ecotype B-129 chromosome 1, LjGifu_v1.2 includes:
- the LOC130727498 gene encoding probable xyloglucan glycosyltransferase 5: MAPRLDFSNWGFKDSERGTPVVVKMENPTFSVVEINGADAAFRPVEKNRGKNAKQVTWVLLLKAHRAVGCVSWLATVLWALLGAIKKRLIHRESENLDKGRLLFRVIRMFLVTSMVVLGFEVVAYLQGWHFGNPRLLHIPRTSDLQGLFHMVYVAWVTFRAEYIAPPIQALTMFCVVMFLIQSVDRLLLCLGCFWMKFKKVKPQIVGDPFEIDDVEGSVCNYPMVLVQIPMCNEREVYDQSISAVCQLDWPRDRLLIQVLDDSDDEDIQWLIKAEVTKWNQKGINIIYRHRLIRTGYKAGNLQSAMGCDYVKDYEFVAIFDADFQPNPDFLKQTVPHFKDNPELGLVQARWSFVNKDENLLTRLQNINLCFHFEVEQQVNGVFLNFFGFNGTAGVWRIQALEESGGWLERTTVEDMDIAVRAHLHGWKFIFLNDVKVLCEVPESYEAYRKQQHRWHSGPMQLFRLCLPAILKSKVSAWKKANLILLFFLLRKLILPFYSFTLFCIILPLTMFVPEAELPLWVICYVPVFMSFLNILPAPKSFPFIVPYLLFENTMSVTKFNAMVSGLFQLGSSYEWVVTKKAGRSSESDLLAAAEREAKSIDQPKIHRGASDSELVESRHFKELKEAAPTPVKKTNKIYKKELTLAFLLLTASVRSLLSAQGVHFYFLLFQGITFLLVGLDLIGEQMS, translated from the exons ATGGCTCCTAGATTGGATTTTTCCAACTGGGGTTTCAAGGATTCAGAGAGAGGAACACCAGTGGTAGTGAAAATGGAGAACCCCACTTTCTCTGTTGTGGAGATAAACGGTGCAGACGCTGCGTTTAGGCCAGTAGAGAAGAACCGTGGCAAGAATGCCAAGCAGGTCACATGGGTTTTGCTTCTCAAGGCTCACCGTGCTGTTGGCTGTGTCTCTTGGCTCGCCACCGTGCTGTGGGCGTTGCTCGGAGCCATTAAGAAGAGGTTGATTCATAGGGAGAGTGAGAATTTGGATAAAGGGAGGTTACTGTTTAGAGTCATTAGAATGTTCCTGGTGACTTCAATGGTTGTTCTGGGGTTTGAGGTTGTTGCTTACCTGCAAGGTTGGCATTTTGGGAATCCTAGGTTGTTGCACATTCCTCGTACCTCGGATTTGCAAGGGTTGTTCCACATGGTTTATGTTGCTTGGGTAACGTTTCGCGCCGAGTACATTGCTCCACCAATTCAGGCTCTTACCATGTTTTGTGTTGTTATGTTTCTTATCCAATCGGTGGATCGTTTGCTTCTTTGCTTGGGGTGCTTTTGGATGAAATTCAAGAAGGTTAAGCCACAGATTGTTGGAGATCCCTTCGAGATTGATGATGTAGAAGGATCTGTGTGCAATTATCCCATGGTTCTGGTTCAAATTCCAATGTGTAATGAGAGGGAG GTATACGACCAGTCTATTTCTGCAGTGTGCCAACTTGATTGGCCAAGGGATCGTTTACTGATTCAAGTActtgatgattctgatgatgaggacatCCAGTGGTTAATTAAAGCAGAGGTCACTAAGTGGAACCAAAAGGGAATTAACATAATCTATCGGCATCGCTTAATCAGGACTGGATATAAAGCtggaaatcttcaatctgcaaTGGGCTGTGACTATGTGAAAGACTATGAGTTTGTTGCAATTTTTGATGCAGACTTTCAACCAAATCCTGATTTTCTTAAGCAAACTGTGCCACATTTCAAG GACAACCCTGAACTAGGTTTGGTGCAAGCTAGATGGTCTTTTGTGAACAAGGATGAAAATTTGTTGACTCGTCTCCAAAACATTAATTTATGCTTCCATTTTGAAGTAGAACAACAGGTCAATGGGGTATTCCTCAATTTTTTCGGTTTCAATGGAACTGCTGGTGTTTGGAGAATTCAAGCCCTAGAAGAGTCCGGGGGCTGGCTGGAGCGGACAACCGTAGAAGATATGGACATTGCTGTCCGAGCTCATCTTCATGGTTGGAAGTTTATCTTCCTAAATGATGTGAAG GTACTTTGTGAAGTTCCTGAGTCATATGAAGCTTATAGGAAGCAGCAACACCGCTGGCATTCAGGTCCTATGCAACTTTTTAGGTTGTGCCTTCCCGCAATTTTGAAATCTAAG GTCTCAGCATGGAAGAAAGCAAACCTAATACTGCTATTTTTTCTGTTAAGGAAACTAATCCTTCCCTTTTACTCCTTTACCTTATTTTGCATAATTCTTCCTTTAACCATGTTTGTCCCAGAGGCAGAACTTCCTCTATGGGTGATCTGCTATGTGCCTGTGTTCATGTCATTCCTTAACATTCTTCCTGCCCCGAAATCTTTTCCTTTCATCGTTCCCTACCTCCTCTTTGAAAACACCATGTCTGTCACCAAATTCAATGCAATGGTATCTGGACTCTTCCAATTGGGAAGCTCTTATGAATGGGTTGTCACGAAGAAGGCTGGAAGGTCGTCGGAGTCCGATTTACTCGCCGCTGCGGAAAGGGAAGCCAAATCAATAGATCAACCAAAGATACATAGAGGAGCTTCTGATAGTGAACTTGTTGAGTCACGCCATTTCAAGGAACTCAAAGAAGCAGCTCCAACACCTGTTAAGAAAACTAATAAGATATATAAGAAAGAGCTCACTTTGGCATTCCTTCTTCTCACAGCTTCTGTGAGGAGTTTGTTATCTGCACAAGGAGTTCACTTCTACTTTCTGCTTTTCCAAGGTATTACCTTCCTTCTTGTTGGTCTTGATTTGATTGGAGAGCAGATGAGCTAG
- the LOC130727500 gene encoding UDP-galactose/UDP-glucose transporter 7 produces the protein MEIRADAETGPYSSLVAAVSYGIASMAMVFINKAVLMQYAHSMTLLTLQQLATALLIHFGRRMGYTRAKGVDIATAKQLLPVSIFYNANVAFALASLKGVNIPMYIAIKRLTPLAVLVAWCFLGKGRPTTQVTLSVILIAAGVLIAALGDFSFDLLGYSMAFISVFFQTMYLVLVEKSGAENGLSSVEIMFYNSFLSLPFLMFLIIATGEFPNSLSILFAKSYSVSFLAILILSLVMGIVLNYTMFLCTVVNSALTTTIVGVLKGVGSTTLGFVLLDGVQVHALNVSGLVINTAGGVWYSYAKYQQKMSKTVKLVTDVEAHRT, from the exons ATGGAGATCCGTGCCGACGCTGAAACCGGTCCCTATTCAAG TTTGGTCGCGGCAGTGTCGTATGGAATCGCTTCAATGGCCATGGTTTTTATCAACAAGGCTGTTCTTATGCAATATGCACACTCAATGACTCTCCTCACTTTGCAG CAATTGGCGACCGCGTTGCTTATACATTTTGGCCGGAGAATGGGATACACAAGAGCTAAAGGAGTGGATATTGCAACAGCTAAGCAGCTGCTTCCGGTTTCGATTTTCTATAACGCTAACGTTGCTTTTGCTTTGGCGAGTTTGAAAGGAGTTAATATCCCAATGTATATTGCTATAAAGAGGCTTACACCGCTTGCTGTGCTTGTTGCTTGGTGTTTCTTAGGAAAGGGGAGGCCTACAACTCAG GTGACTCTTTCAGTGATACTGATTGCTGCTGGAGTTCTCATAGCAGCCCTTGGAGATTTTTCCTTTGACCTTCTTGGGTATAGCATGGCCTTCATTTCTGTTTTTTTCCAG ACCATGTACCTTGTGCTAGTGGAAAAATCTGGTGCTGAGAATGGTCTTTCATCAGTGGAAATCATGTTTTACAACAGCTTTTTATCTCTTCCATTTTTGATGTTTCTTATCATAGCAACCGGGGAATTCCCAAATTCTTTATCCATATTATTTGCAAAG AGTTATTCAGTTTCATTTTTGGCGATCCTTATTCTTTCATTGGTTATGGGCATCGTTCTCAACTACACCATGTTCTTGTGCACTGTTGTTAATTCTGCTCTAACTACAACTATTGTTGGCGTTCTCAAAGGGGTTGGTTCCACG ACTCTTGGTTTTGTCTTACTGGATGGTGTTCAAGTCCATGCTCTGAATGTGTCTGGATTGGTTATCAATACTGCTGGTGGTGTTTGGTATTCATATGCTAAATATCAGCAGAAAATGAGTAAGACAGTGAAGCTAGTTACAGACGTGGAGGCTCATCGCACATAG